Genomic DNA from Nitratidesulfovibrio vulgaris str. Hildenborough:
TGACGATGCCGAAATCGCGGGGGTAGAGCGTCTCGCGGCCCTTGAGGCAGGAAAGCCACGTTTCGCACTTGCCCATACAGTCGGCACGGCACAGTGTGCACAGGCCGGATTCAACGATATTGCCACGGTTGGTGGTGCCAAGGACGTCATTGCTCTTCAGCAGCTGGGACATGAGACCTCCAGAGGGGGGGAATTACGAAGTCGGTGTCTGCCCACTAATACCGGTTACGGCAAATGGCAAAATATTGGTGGATGAAAAATCTGTGCAAAATTGATTGAAAAGGACGTGATATTGATATTGATTCGTTAACTATGGGTGTAAATATTTATTGATAGTATTTAGTTTGCGTAATGCCTCGATTATCAGCGAAGTAACTATTGTGAATAATCAGGGTCATAAAATGAAAATAGAACTTTTTTTAAAAAATCAAATCGGTTTATTTGTGATAAGATTATTTTTGAATCGTATAATCATCCATTGATGATCATTCTGTGAAAAATTGCATCGTTAATTACAAAAATGTAACATAATCTAAAAAAAACAAAAAATAGCGCAAAAATCACTTTTTTGTTGTGAGCAGATCTCTTTCATCTGTGCACATCGAAAAAAATAACAAAATTGGGCATGAACTCGTGTGCACGCCATGTCCCAAGCAGGATATTGACAGAAGCGTACAGCTGGATTGCTGCCATGTGCCATGGGTGGGTGCGCTGCCTGAAATGCGATAGCCTTCTCCAGACACTTCCGCGCCCGGTGGCGTACCGGTCAGGCGGCCCGCATGCCACCGTCCGTCCCATTGCCGGTCGAATGCTGTTCATGGCGCCGTTAGCGACTGCACCCGGTCAGGGGGCATGCGGGGGGCTGACTGGGCACTCCCCCGTGCTGTGCTTCCGGAGGCGTGAGGTGCGCGAATGGCGTAGGGTCGCGCAACGGCTGGACATGGGATGGCCCGGTCTGGTGCCGGAAAACGCCCTGATGTGTCGTTTGCGCTTGGCATGAAGCATCCTGACGGGCTATATCTCTGGTATGTTGTGCAAGAATTCTGCGGTGTCCGCTTTTGCGGGGCAGTTCCGCAACGGTCGTGCCGTTGTGGATGTGCTGGCCTATGTCGCGTTGATGGGCGGGTTTCTCACGGTGGTCGTCCACGGAGCGTCGCAGTCGGGGTACGTGTGGCAATGGTACCGGGCGTGGCGTTTTCTTTTCGTGTTGCCCGGTGATGCCGGGGCCGAAGGCGGCGCTTCAGCCGGTCTGCTTCTGCAGGGGCTTGGCGTCACTCTTCAGGTCGCAGCGGGAAGTCTTGTGCTGGCACTGCTGCTCGCCGCAGTGGCCGTGGCTTTACGCCTTTCGTGCCTTCGTACGGGGCGCCTCGTGGCGCGTCTGTATGTCGAATCGGTACGCAACACGCCGCTTCTGGTGCAACTGTTCGTGACCTATTTCGCCATCGCCCCGGTCTTCGGGCTCGGCAGGATGGCATCAGCCGTCATGGCACTCGGTGTGTTCGAAGGCGCCTACATGGCGGAGATTCTGCGGGCGGGCATCGCCGCCGTGCCGCAGGGCCAGTGGGAGGCCTCGCGAAGCCTTGGCATGGACGAACCCGGAACCTACGTTCAGGTCATCCTGCCGCAGGCGTTGCGGCGCGCCTTGCCTCCGCTTACCGGACAGGCAGTGAGCCTCGTGAAGGATTCCTCGCTGGCAAGCGCCATCGCCATCCATGAACTGACCATGCAGGCGCAGACGATCATCGCCGAAACGTTCCTCACGTTCGAGGTATGGCTGCTTACCGCCGCCATCTACCTGTGCGTGACCCTGAGCCTCTCGGCTGTGGCGCGCCTGCTCGAACGCAGGATGCATTTCGATGTCTGATACAACCCCGCAATGAAAAGGAGGTAAGGGTGCGCAGTATCATAATGACCCTGTTGGGAGTTCTCATGGCGATTTCCGTAGCCTCTGCAGCCGACCGTCCGTTGCGTGACCAGCTGGCGGAGGATAGCGTGATCGAGCAGGCGCTCAAACGCGGGACGTTGCGGGTGGGGTTCTCGACCTTCGTGCCGTGGGCGATGCAGGACAAGAGTGGAGCATTCGTCGGCTTCGAAGTTGACGTGGCCACACGGCTTGCGCAAGACCTCGGCCTCAATCTGGAACTCGTGCCGACCAAGTGGTCGGGCATCATCCCCGCACTGCTCACCGGGAAGTTCGATGTCATCATCGGTGGCATGAGCGTGAAACCCGTGCGGAGTCTCAAGGTCAACTTCACCATTCCCTACGACTACGCGAGCATATCCGTCATGGCCAGCAAGTCGGCGGCCGCTGGCCTCAAGTCGCTGGATGATTTCGACAATCCCGAAGTCGTCGTCGTCGCCCGTACGGGCAGCACTGCCGCCTTGGCGGCCAAGAAGCGTTTCCCCAAGGCCAGACTCCGCTATTTCGACGATGAGGGACCAGCCATCCAGGAGGTCCTGTCCGGGCGTGCCCATGCCCTTGTCTCGAGCGACCCGCTGCCCCGCTTCGAAGTGCTGGCCAATCCGGACCGGTTGTTCATGCCTGAAGGCAAGCCTCTCGCGCTCGAACCTGTAGCCTTCGCCGTACGCAAGTCAGACCCCGATACGCTGAATGTGCTCGATAACTGGATCAGGATGGTGGAGATGGAAGGCTGGCTCAAGGAACGCAAGCACTACTGGTTCGAGACACGTGACTGGGAACCGCTTGTTCGCTGAAGAGACTACCCGGCATGATAGGGCTTGCCGTACCCCGGAAACCGTCTGCGGTGCATGGCGGGGCTTGTCGCATGCCTAGGCGTTGTGGAGTATCGCGCGCCGCCCTCATGCTGGATGTGGCCTTTCTTCTTGTGCTCGTGGGCGGGGCCGCATGGTTCGTGTGGCGCATGGACGATGTGATCCATTACCGCTGGCATTGGGGGCGGGTTCTCGAAGGGCTGGTGTATGTCACTCCGCAGGGAGAATGGCATGCCGGGCCGCTGGCAAGAGGGCTGGCAGGCACGGTGCGCCTCAGCCTGTGGGCCATGCTTGCGGCGTTGCTGCTTGGCACGGTGGCAGGTCTTCTGCGTACCCGGAGGCGTTTGCTGGCCCGCCTTCTTGCTGGAACCTACGTGGACAGCGTCCGCAATCTTCCGGCGCTGGTGCTGATTTTCGTGATGTACTTCTTCATCAGTTCGCTGGTGCTGCCAGCACTGGGGCTCGAGGAATCCGTCCGGGGACTTCCTCCTGGGGGGCGTGCGGTCGTCGGCTGGCTGTTCGCCCCCGTGGAGCAACTCTCGGCCTTCCTGTCTGCGGTGGTGACGCTTGCCATCTACGAAGGGGCCTACATCTCGGAAATCGTCAGGGCTGGCATCGAGAGTGTGCCGCGAGGACAGTGGGACGCCTCCTCATCGTTCGGTCTCGGACCTGTGCAACAGATGCGCCACGTGATTCTGCCGCAGGCCCTGCGCCATGCCGTTCCTCCCCTTGCGGGGCAGTTCATCTCCATCATCAAGGACTCTGCCATCGTGTCGGTCATCTCCGTTCCGGAATTGACCTTCCAGGGTATGGAACTCATGGCCGCCACCTATCAGACCTTCGAGATATGGACGACCATCGCCCTGTTGTACCTCGTTCTCACTCTGGGCTGTTCTCTCGTGGCGGAAAGGCTTGAAAGGCGCTTCAGGTGGGGTCTGTAGAAGATACGTGCCGCGAGTGAGGGCTTTCGGGCTGGCTTCACGGAGGGGCGTCTTCCTGCGTGAAGGTACCCCTTCGAGTCGGCTGGCCTTGCGCTGTGATGCCTCCCGGAAGCTGCGCGTACTGTCGTCTGCCAGAATATACTCCATTCGTGCGGGGGACTGTCGCTCGAAATGAACGCCCACGATGACCTGAAGGTCGTCGTGGGCGCTTGTGCTGTGCAGGGATGAGGCAGGCCAGGCCTGCTGAGGGCGTCGTCGTTTCGGTCGCTGCCTGCCCGACGTTACCGAAGGGCCGAGGCGGTGGGGCCAGGGCGGGACGGTGTGGCAGATGCCACGACGGTGACGCGGTCAGCCAGAGTGAGGATGGTGTCGGCGTAAATGGCAAGGTTGTTGTAACGACGGAGTGCCTTGTGACGTCCCGCCCTGTCCATTCCCGGCTTCCAGCCGTTCTCCTTGAGATAGCGCCCGAGACTGGCTACGGCGTCAGCCGTGGTGAAAAGGTCGATACGTCCGTCGCCGTCACCGTCGGCACCGTAGCGCAGCAGACTCGTCGGCATGAACTGGCAGATACCGATGGCACCATAGATGGAACCGGGCATATGCATCGGGTCGAGACCGTTGGCGCGGGAGTGCCGCAATAACGCCTTCAACTCGTTGTAGGCCCAGTCGGCCTTGATACGCATCTTCTCCGCCACCCAGTCCTTGTGGTCGTAGGCACCGGGCAATTGCGCCATCCATTCGGGTATGGCGTCCGGATTGGTCGTGGAAGCCATGCTTGCGAGCGTCTCGAAGGCATTGCGCTTTCCGAGATTGGTTCCGAGGCGCGTCTCTAC
This window encodes:
- a CDS encoding amino acid ABC transporter permease; this encodes MLCKNSAVSAFAGQFRNGRAVVDVLAYVALMGGFLTVVVHGASQSGYVWQWYRAWRFLFVLPGDAGAEGGASAGLLLQGLGVTLQVAAGSLVLALLLAAVAVALRLSCLRTGRLVARLYVESVRNTPLLVQLFVTYFAIAPVFGLGRMASAVMALGVFEGAYMAEILRAGIAAVPQGQWEASRSLGMDEPGTYVQVILPQALRRALPPLTGQAVSLVKDSSLASAIAIHELTMQAQTIIAETFLTFEVWLLTAAIYLCVTLSLSAVARLLERRMHFDV
- a CDS encoding transporter substrate-binding domain-containing protein; translation: MAISVASAADRPLRDQLAEDSVIEQALKRGTLRVGFSTFVPWAMQDKSGAFVGFEVDVATRLAQDLGLNLELVPTKWSGIIPALLTGKFDVIIGGMSVKPVRSLKVNFTIPYDYASISVMASKSAAAGLKSLDDFDNPEVVVVARTGSTAALAAKKRFPKARLRYFDDEGPAIQEVLSGRAHALVSSDPLPRFEVLANPDRLFMPEGKPLALEPVAFAVRKSDPDTLNVLDNWIRMVEMEGWLKERKHYWFETRDWEPLVR
- a CDS encoding lytic murein transglycosylase encodes the protein MKRRAILARAVRPLLTCLLALGLTACAGTSSRPETPSQTPQPAPVVPGSYPAPQDIATSWRPVMLRLQADGIAGPDVDDLFRRLGPTASQDPMGRKVKELYTTKYLKPAPSTTAKPQKPRPALYPGVVTDENARKCLSFLQANADAFSRMEATYGVPRNVAVSLLFVETRLGTNLGKRNAFETLASMASTTNPDAIPEWMAQLPGAYDHKDWVAEKMRIKADWAYNELKALLRHSRANGLDPMHMPGSIYGAIGICQFMPTSLLRYGADGDGDGRIDLFTTADAVASLGRYLKENGWKPGMDRAGRHKALRRYNNLAIYADTILTLADRVTVVASATPSRPGPTASALR
- a CDS encoding amino acid ABC transporter permease gives rise to the protein MPRRCGVSRAALMLDVAFLLVLVGGAAWFVWRMDDVIHYRWHWGRVLEGLVYVTPQGEWHAGPLARGLAGTVRLSLWAMLAALLLGTVAGLLRTRRRLLARLLAGTYVDSVRNLPALVLIFVMYFFISSLVLPALGLEESVRGLPPGGRAVVGWLFAPVEQLSAFLSAVVTLAIYEGAYISEIVRAGIESVPRGQWDASSSFGLGPVQQMRHVILPQALRHAVPPLAGQFISIIKDSAIVSVISVPELTFQGMELMAATYQTFEIWTTIALLYLVLTLGCSLVAERLERRFRWGL